A stretch of Gossypium hirsutum isolate 1008001.06 chromosome A06, Gossypium_hirsutum_v2.1, whole genome shotgun sequence DNA encodes these proteins:
- the LOC107963231 gene encoding beta-1,3-galactosyltransferase 7 isoform X1: MKPHRSPKKISLNWIPFICLSFFTLGILFSNRLWVPPESNGQLLSQRRREQELQIVSGDCDTKKTPGQDNDVMGEVLKTHEAIQPYRSLDKSVAMLEMQLAASRNSQEMDNGEASKVVSTLTRDRPPRKKVFMVIGINTAFSSRRRRDSVRETWMPQGEKLIQLEREKGIVIRFMIGHSATSNSILDRAIDSEEAQHKDFFRLEHVEGYHELSAKTKIFFSTAVAKWDAEFYVKVDDDVHVNLGMLATTLGRHRSKPRVYIGCMKSGPVLSSKNVKYREPEYWKFGEEGNKYFRHATGQIYAISKELATYISINQPILHKYANEDVSLGAWFIGLEVEHIDDRNMCCGTPPDCEWKAQAGNVCVASFDWSCSGICKSVEKLKTVHERCGEGDDAVWNTSL, from the exons ATGAAGCCGCACCGTAGTCCCAAGAAGATCTCCCTTAATTGGATCCCATTCATCTGTCTCTCCTTCTTCACTCTTGGGATTCTCTTCAGTAACAG GCTGTGGGTCCCACCTGAATCTAACGGTCAACTTTTATCACAACGCCGACGTGAGCAGGAGTTGCAGATTGTCTCCGGTGATTGCGATACTAAGAAA ACGCCTGGACAAGATAATGATGTAATGGGTGAAGTTTTGAAAACCCATGAAGCAATTCA GCCTTACAGATCTCTAGACAAGTCGGTTGCAATGCTAGAGATGCAGTTAGCTGCCTCTCGTAATTCTCAGGAAATGGACAATGGGGAGGCATCTAAAGTTGTTTCAACCTTGACTCGCGATCGTCCACCTAGGAAGAAGGTGTTCATGGTCATTGGAATCAATACTGCTTTTAGTAGTAGGCGACGGCGCGATTCTGTCCGGGAGACTTGGATGCCACAAG GGGAAAAGCTTATTCAATTGGAGCGTGAGAAGGGGATCGTCATTCGTTTCATGATCGGCCATAG TGCAACATCTAACAGCATTTTAGATCGAGCTATTGATTCGGAGGAGGCTCAGCATAAGGATTTTTTTAGACTG GAGCATGTTGAAGGATATCACGAATTAtcagcaaaaacaaaaattttcttttctactGCAGTTGCAAAATGGGATGCTGAGTTCTATGTCAAGGTGGATGATGATGTCCATGTTAATCTTG GTATGCTAGCTACTACCCTTGGCCGTCACCGTTCCAAGCCCCGAGTCTATATAGGGTGCATGAAATCTGGACCTGTTCTTTCTAGCAA GAATGTTAAGTACCGTGAACCAGAGTACTGGAAATTTGGAGAAGAGGGTAACAAATACTTCCGACATGCAACTGGTCAGATATATGCAATTTCAAAGGAGCTAGCAACCTACATCTCCATAAACCA GCCTATATTGCACAAGTATGCTAATGAAGATGTGTCCCTCGGGGCATGGTTTATTGGACTTGAGGTTGAGCACATAGATGATAGGAATATGTGCTGTGGGACTCCACCAG ATTGTGAGTGGAAGGCACAAGCAGGTAATGTCTGTGTTGCATCTTTCGACTGGAGCTGCAGTGGAATCTGCAAATCCGTCGAGAAGCTCAAAACCGTTCACGAAAGGTGTGGTGAAGGAGATGATGCGGTTTGGAACACTTCACTCTAA
- the LOC107963231 gene encoding beta-1,3-galactosyltransferase 7 isoform X2 — translation MKPHRSPKKISLNWIPFICLSFFTLGILFSNRLWVPPESNGQLLSQRRREQELQIVSGDCDTKKTPGQDNDVMGEVLKTHEAIQSLDKSVAMLEMQLAASRNSQEMDNGEASKVVSTLTRDRPPRKKVFMVIGINTAFSSRRRRDSVRETWMPQGEKLIQLEREKGIVIRFMIGHSATSNSILDRAIDSEEAQHKDFFRLEHVEGYHELSAKTKIFFSTAVAKWDAEFYVKVDDDVHVNLGMLATTLGRHRSKPRVYIGCMKSGPVLSSKNVKYREPEYWKFGEEGNKYFRHATGQIYAISKELATYISINQPILHKYANEDVSLGAWFIGLEVEHIDDRNMCCGTPPDCEWKAQAGNVCVASFDWSCSGICKSVEKLKTVHERCGEGDDAVWNTSL, via the exons ATGAAGCCGCACCGTAGTCCCAAGAAGATCTCCCTTAATTGGATCCCATTCATCTGTCTCTCCTTCTTCACTCTTGGGATTCTCTTCAGTAACAG GCTGTGGGTCCCACCTGAATCTAACGGTCAACTTTTATCACAACGCCGACGTGAGCAGGAGTTGCAGATTGTCTCCGGTGATTGCGATACTAAGAAA ACGCCTGGACAAGATAATGATGTAATGGGTGAAGTTTTGAAAACCCATGAAGCAATTCA ATCTCTAGACAAGTCGGTTGCAATGCTAGAGATGCAGTTAGCTGCCTCTCGTAATTCTCAGGAAATGGACAATGGGGAGGCATCTAAAGTTGTTTCAACCTTGACTCGCGATCGTCCACCTAGGAAGAAGGTGTTCATGGTCATTGGAATCAATACTGCTTTTAGTAGTAGGCGACGGCGCGATTCTGTCCGGGAGACTTGGATGCCACAAG GGGAAAAGCTTATTCAATTGGAGCGTGAGAAGGGGATCGTCATTCGTTTCATGATCGGCCATAG TGCAACATCTAACAGCATTTTAGATCGAGCTATTGATTCGGAGGAGGCTCAGCATAAGGATTTTTTTAGACTG GAGCATGTTGAAGGATATCACGAATTAtcagcaaaaacaaaaattttcttttctactGCAGTTGCAAAATGGGATGCTGAGTTCTATGTCAAGGTGGATGATGATGTCCATGTTAATCTTG GTATGCTAGCTACTACCCTTGGCCGTCACCGTTCCAAGCCCCGAGTCTATATAGGGTGCATGAAATCTGGACCTGTTCTTTCTAGCAA GAATGTTAAGTACCGTGAACCAGAGTACTGGAAATTTGGAGAAGAGGGTAACAAATACTTCCGACATGCAACTGGTCAGATATATGCAATTTCAAAGGAGCTAGCAACCTACATCTCCATAAACCA GCCTATATTGCACAAGTATGCTAATGAAGATGTGTCCCTCGGGGCATGGTTTATTGGACTTGAGGTTGAGCACATAGATGATAGGAATATGTGCTGTGGGACTCCACCAG ATTGTGAGTGGAAGGCACAAGCAGGTAATGTCTGTGTTGCATCTTTCGACTGGAGCTGCAGTGGAATCTGCAAATCCGTCGAGAAGCTCAAAACCGTTCACGAAAGGTGTGGTGAAGGAGATGATGCGGTTTGGAACACTTCACTCTAA
- the LOC107962476 gene encoding vacuolar protein sorting-associated protein 9A produces MENADVFLGLQDFLERMRQPSAADFVKSIKSFIVSFSNNAPEPERDSAAVQAFFANMEAAFRAHPLWAGCSEEELDSAGEGLEKYVMTKLFTRVFASLPDDVKLDEQLSEKMALVQQFVRPENLDIKPAFQNETSWLLAQKELQKINMYKAPRDKLVCILNCCKVINNLLLNASIASNENPPGADDFLPVLIYVTIKANPPQLHSNLLYIQRYRRQSRLVSEAAYFFTNMLSAEAFISNIDAKALSLEETEFEKNMEFARAILSGLSTDLDGLSSQINQLAGQDQREPTESRHHTLKEDHANRPKSSDGKSSSKDQSSISKVPSISELENRGATILLKEDQVSKVFQEYPYMFAHAGDLTVKDVEELLNNYTQLVFKYVCLLKGSDGASASFPLSKSQAQAQQHVETFKESQDHRAIAQNIGLQNDTDKEEDGPTRTSNQENTNSDLLKEEAVGSSEYSHDDTSEQ; encoded by the exons ATGGAGAACGCCGACGTTTTCTTAGGATTGCAAGATTTTCTAGAGCGTATGCGCCAGCCTTCCGCTGCTGATTTCGTCAAATCTATCAAAAG TTTCATAGTTTCGTTCTCCAACAATGCTCCTGAACCCGAAAGGGATAGTGCGGCCGTACAGGCATTCTTTGCCAACATGGAAGCTGCTTTTCGAGCTCATCCGCTTTGGGCTGGATGTTCAGAGGAGGAGTTGGACAGTGCTGGTGAA GGATTGGAGAAGTATGTTATGACAAAGTTATTTACCCGTGTGTTTGCTTCACTTCCAGATGATGTAAAGCTTGATGAACAACTTTCTGAGAAGATGGCTCTTGTTCAGCAATTTGTTCGGCCTGAGAACTTGGATATTAAGCCAGCCTTTCAGAATGAGACATCATGGCTG CTTGCACAGAAAGAGTTGCAAAAAATTAATATGTACAAGGCTCCAAGAGACAAGCTTGTGTGTATCCTCAATTGTTGCAAGGTTATCAATAATTTATTGCTTAATGCTTCAATTGCTTCAAATGAGAATCCTCCTGGAGCTGATGATTTTCTTCCTGTGTTGATTTATGTTACCATAAAG GCAAATCCTCCACAGCTGCACTCGAATTTATTGTATATACAACGTTATAGACGTCAGTCTCGATTAGTTTCTGAAGCAGCCTACTTTTTTACGAACATGCTGTCTGCTGAGGCTTTCATCTCAAATATTGATGCAAAAGCCCTTTCATTGGAGGAAACCGAGTTTGAGAAAAACATGGAGTTTGCTCGAGCTATTCTATCAGGCCTTTCAACAGATTTGGATGGTCTGTCCAGTCAAATTAACCAACTTGCTGGACAAGATCAGAGAGAACCAACTGAATCCAGACATCACACTCTTAAGGAGGACCATGCTAATAGACCTAAATCTTCTGATGGAAAATCTTCAAGTAAAGATCAGTCATCAATCTCTAAAGTTCCATCCATCTCAGAATTGGAGAATAGAGGGGCGACTATACTTCTGAAGGAGGATCAAGTGAGTAAAGTGTTTCAAGAGTATCCATACATGTTTGCTCATGCCGGTGATTTGACAGTAAAAGACGTTGAAGAGCTGCTAAATAACTATACACAACTGGTGTTCAAGTATGTTTGCCTTTTGAAAGGATCAGATGGTGCTTCTGCATCTTTTCCTTTGTCTAAGTCACAAGCTCAAGCCCAGCAACATGTTGAAACATTTAAGGAATCTCAAGATCATAGGGCAATAGCACAAAATATTGGGCTGCAAAACGATACTGACAAGGAGGAGGATGGCCCAACTAGAACTTCTAATCAAGAAAATACAAACTCCGATTTACTAAAGGAAGAGGCTGTTGGATCCTCGGAATACAGCCATGATGACACCTCTGAACAATAG